A genomic region of Streptomyces rimosus contains the following coding sequences:
- a CDS encoding alkaline phosphatase — protein sequence MRRLRLSRRSVITGAAVALAAAAAVPAGAAAFGSEHQAERAIRGGAAKNVILLIGDGMGDSEITLARDYTVGAAGRLNMDGFPLTGAYTTYAVDKNKKPDYVTDSAASGSGWATGHKTVNGRISKTPDTDKALPTILELAQQNGYATGSVTTAELTDATPAVLASHATDRSCQGPADMAKCPTDKIGKGGPGSIAEQSVNHKVDVLLGGGKQRFDQKITEGPYKGLTVAEQARKLGYQVVTDRDGLQRVKSVAGGKPVLGLFAPGNVPVEWTGKPAAVGGTDPQRCTTGNPNRPKGTPALDEQAAKAIQLLEKKQKSQRGHGRDKGFFLQVEGASIDKQDHAADPCGQIGETAAFDRAVKVARDYAAKHPDTLVVTTADHGHSSQIVPLDAQPPGLSSTLVTDEGGKLKVNYSTNTPGQSQEHTGTQVRIAAQGPQAYRVLGVTDQTQLFTTIRTALRLR from the coding sequence ATGCGAAGACTGCGCCTGTCCCGTCGCAGCGTCATCACCGGTGCCGCCGTGGCGCTCGCCGCCGCCGCGGCCGTGCCCGCGGGGGCCGCCGCCTTCGGGTCCGAGCACCAGGCGGAGCGGGCGATCCGGGGCGGGGCGGCGAAGAACGTCATTCTGCTGATCGGTGACGGGATGGGGGACAGCGAGATCACCCTCGCGCGGGACTACACCGTGGGGGCCGCCGGGCGGCTGAACATGGACGGGTTCCCGCTGACCGGCGCCTACACGACGTACGCCGTGGACAAGAACAAGAAGCCGGACTACGTGACGGACTCCGCGGCCAGCGGCAGCGGCTGGGCCACCGGGCACAAGACCGTCAACGGGCGGATATCCAAGACGCCGGACACCGACAAGGCGCTGCCGACGATCCTGGAGCTGGCGCAGCAGAACGGTTACGCCACCGGGTCCGTCACCACCGCCGAGCTGACCGACGCCACCCCGGCCGTGCTCGCCTCGCACGCCACCGACCGCAGCTGCCAGGGCCCGGCCGACATGGCCAAGTGCCCCACCGACAAGATCGGCAAGGGTGGCCCCGGCTCGATCGCCGAGCAGAGCGTGAACCACAAGGTGGACGTGCTCCTCGGCGGCGGCAAGCAGCGCTTCGACCAGAAGATCACCGAGGGTCCGTACAAGGGCCTGACGGTGGCCGAGCAGGCGCGCAAGCTGGGCTACCAGGTCGTCACCGACCGGGACGGCCTCCAGCGCGTCAAGAGCGTCGCGGGCGGCAAGCCGGTGCTCGGGCTGTTCGCTCCGGGCAACGTGCCCGTGGAGTGGACCGGCAAGCCCGCCGCCGTGGGCGGCACCGACCCGCAGCGCTGCACCACCGGCAACCCGAACCGGCCCAAGGGCACGCCCGCCCTGGACGAGCAGGCCGCCAAGGCCATCCAGCTGCTGGAGAAGAAGCAGAAGTCGCAGCGCGGCCACGGCCGGGACAAGGGCTTCTTCCTCCAGGTCGAGGGCGCCTCGATCGACAAGCAGGACCACGCGGCCGACCCCTGCGGCCAGATCGGCGAGACCGCCGCGTTCGACCGCGCGGTGAAGGTGGCGCGGGACTACGCCGCCAAGCACCCGGACACGCTCGTCGTCACCACCGCGGACCACGGCCACTCCAGCCAGATCGTGCCGCTGGACGCCCAGCCGCCCGGCCTCTCCTCGACGCTCGTCACGGACGAGGGCGGCAAGCTGAAGGTCAACTACTCGACCAACACGCCGGGCCAGTCGCAGGAGCACACCGGTACCCAGGTCCGGATCGCCGCGCAGGGCCCGCAGGCGTACCGCGTGCTCGGCGTCACCGACCAGACGCAGCTGTTCACCACGATCCGCACCGCGCTGCGGCTGCGATGA